A portion of the Mesoplasma entomophilum genome contains these proteins:
- a CDS encoding adenine phosphoribosyltransferase → MDLKKYILNVKDFPIDGVDFKDVTPLLNDADAFAYVIDEMAKFVIECGANVVVAPEARGFLFASAVAYKSHTRFVLVRKPGKLPREVIDIEYTLEYGTNHQQMHKGDIKPGDKIVIIDDVLATGGTIEAIVKLVEMQDGKVEGVSFLIDLPALHSEDLLQEYKVQKLVKY, encoded by the coding sequence ATGGATTTGAAAAAATACATTTTAAATGTTAAAGATTTTCCTATTGATGGTGTAGATTTTAAAGACGTAACACCTTTATTAAATGATGCTGATGCTTTTGCTTATGTAATCGATGAAATGGCAAAATTTGTAATTGAGTGTGGAGCAAACGTTGTAGTAGCACCAGAAGCTAGAGGTTTCTTATTCGCAAGTGCTGTAGCTTATAAGTCACACACAAGATTTGTATTAGTTAGAAAACCAGGTAAATTACCTCGTGAAGTAATTGATATTGAATATACATTAGAATATGGAACTAATCACCAACAAATGCATAAAGGAGATATTAAACCTGGAGATAAAATAGTTATTATTGATGATGTTTTAGCTACCGGTGGAACTATTGAAGCAATTGTTAAATTAGTTGAAATGCAAGATGGAAAAGTTGAAGGAGTATCTTTTTTAATTGATCTGCCTGCATTGCATAGTGAAGACTTACTACAAGAGTACAAAGTACAAAAGCTTGTTAAATATTAA
- a CDS encoding DNA-3-methyladenine glycosylase I has protein sequence MSNKQRCDWSLNEILNNYHDNEWGKVNHNDDYIFEILFLENMQAGLNWLTILLKRKEFKKAFDNLDYKIIAKYDQSKFDELITNSGIIRNKLKIKSASSNAIAFINVQKEYGSFDKYIWSFTNNKQIVNNWKLISDLPSQTELSVIISKDLKSKGFKFVGPVIVYSFLQAIGIIDDHLDKCFCKN, from the coding sequence ATGAGTAATAAACAAAGATGTGACTGGTCATTAAATGAAATCTTAAATAATTATCATGATAATGAATGAGGGAAAGTTAATCATAATGATGATTATATTTTTGAAATATTATTTCTTGAAAACATGCAAGCAGGCTTAAATTGATTGACAATTCTTCTTAAAAGAAAAGAGTTTAAAAAAGCTTTTGATAATTTAGACTATAAAATTATTGCTAAGTATGATCAAAGCAAGTTTGATGAATTAATAACAAATTCAGGAATAATTAGAAATAAATTAAAAATCAAATCAGCTAGTTCAAATGCGATTGCCTTTATAAATGTACAAAAAGAATATGGTTCATTTGATAAATATATTTGAAGTTTCACTAACAATAAACAAATAGTCAATAACTGAAAGTTAATTTCAGATTTACCAAGCCAAACTGAACTGTCAGTTATAATTTCTAAAGATTTAAAAAGCAAGGGTTTCAAATTTGTAGGACCTGTGATTGTTTATTCATTTTTACAAGCAATTGGGATTATTGATGATCATTTAGATAAATGTTTCTGTAAAAATTAA
- a CDS encoding RelA/SpoT family protein, with amino-acid sequence MAGIILPRRTSKRASTNLDIVEIKEYITLENELKKYIKDRKALNKIKEAYLFAEKMHSNQKRKNGDPYIYHPLSTAYYLAQLQMGPKTIKAGLLHDVVEDTPVKIEEIEEKFGKEIASLVESVTKVSYFAEENREQIKSEYLRKLYISMAKDIRVIIIKIADRLHNMLTIENLPEEKQKVIAKETLTIYAAIAHRIGMKNAKSKLEDMAFKVLNLKDFEDIKNLIEKGRESREVNIAKTIDDISFFLRKEKHIKIIDIFGREKTIYSIYRKMNVNGKQFEELHDLVAIRIIAKSTDDCYKILGYLHQKYLPLSGRFKDYIATPKNNVYQSLHTTLSNSKGMLFEVQIRTQQMDDVAEAGAAAHWRYKEGEVVDIDKRQKQIDEQIDIFSRILDLTDQINEEENSKEKELENQLQKDVFGSMIYVLTPTQNVITLPYGATVLDFAYRIHTEIGEKTTGAKIDGIFSPINTVLESGQVVEIKTSSKQQPTHEWLKIATTSNAKNRIRKYLGNKLKEDNSFDEDRKELARKTENLINSYINQKEIKWKRKSSSEVLDAVKKAGYASLEEFLISVGKGELSIVEATDKFFINHNFSKDEEALRSIKSKTINDRSLKNDIVIDGITNIKTSIASCCLPIPYEDVIGYVAKSGNGIKVHLKECYNLYATEEIKRLVQVQWNSAVAENSLYTTKLKYFATDRPNLLYDISRALSNLKATTINVKIGLDDKSLLVNGELTIKVKSSAQLNQIILTIKSIANIIDCERSFKSIK; translated from the coding sequence ATGGCTGGTATTATATTACCTAGAAGAACTAGCAAAAGAGCTTCAACAAACTTAGATATTGTTGAAATCAAAGAATACATAACTTTAGAGAATGAACTAAAAAAATATATTAAGGATAGAAAAGCTTTAAATAAAATTAAAGAAGCTTACTTATTTGCTGAAAAAATGCACAGTAATCAAAAACGAAAAAACGGAGATCCATATATTTATCACCCATTATCAACAGCATATTATCTTGCCCAATTACAAATGGGCCCAAAAACAATTAAAGCTGGACTATTGCATGATGTTGTAGAAGACACCCCAGTTAAAATTGAGGAAATTGAAGAAAAGTTCGGAAAAGAAATAGCTTCACTTGTTGAATCAGTTACAAAAGTAAGTTATTTTGCAGAAGAAAATCGTGAACAAATAAAATCTGAATATTTAAGAAAACTTTATATATCAATGGCTAAAGATATAAGGGTTATTATTATCAAGATTGCTGATAGATTACATAATATGTTAACAATTGAAAATTTACCTGAAGAAAAGCAAAAAGTAATTGCCAAGGAAACATTAACTATTTATGCAGCGATTGCACACCGTATTGGAATGAAGAATGCAAAATCTAAATTAGAAGATATGGCATTTAAAGTATTGAATCTTAAAGATTTTGAGGATATTAAAAATTTAATTGAAAAAGGCCGTGAATCAAGGGAAGTAAATATTGCAAAAACAATTGATGATATTTCATTTTTTTTAAGAAAAGAAAAACATATTAAAATAATTGATATTTTTGGAAGAGAAAAAACAATTTATTCAATTTATCGAAAAATGAATGTTAATGGAAAACAATTTGAAGAACTGCATGATTTAGTCGCTATTAGAATTATTGCTAAGTCAACTGATGACTGCTATAAAATTTTAGGTTATTTACACCAAAAATATTTACCTTTATCAGGAAGATTTAAAGATTATATAGCAACACCAAAAAATAACGTCTATCAATCTTTACATACAACTTTAAGTAACAGCAAAGGAATGCTTTTTGAAGTTCAAATTAGAACTCAACAAATGGATGATGTTGCTGAAGCCGGAGCTGCTGCTCACTGAAGGTATAAAGAAGGTGAAGTTGTTGATATTGATAAACGTCAAAAACAAATTGATGAGCAAATTGATATATTCAGTAGAATTTTAGATTTAACCGATCAAATTAATGAGGAAGAAAACTCAAAAGAAAAAGAACTAGAAAATCAGCTACAAAAAGATGTTTTTGGTTCAATGATTTATGTTTTAACTCCGACCCAAAATGTTATTACTCTGCCTTATGGGGCAACAGTATTAGATTTTGCTTATAGAATTCATACTGAAATCGGAGAAAAAACAACAGGGGCTAAAATTGATGGAATATTTTCACCAATTAATACTGTTTTAGAATCAGGGCAAGTTGTTGAAATTAAAACATCATCTAAACAACAACCAACACACGAATGATTGAAAATTGCTACTACATCAAATGCTAAAAATAGAATTAGAAAGTATTTAGGAAATAAACTTAAAGAAGATAATTCATTTGACGAAGATAGAAAAGAATTAGCAAGAAAAACTGAAAACTTAATTAATTCATATATTAATCAAAAAGAAATTAAATGAAAAAGAAAATCTTCTAGTGAAGTTCTTGATGCTGTTAAAAAAGCAGGATATGCAAGTTTAGAGGAATTTTTAATAAGTGTAGGGAAGGGAGAATTATCAATTGTTGAAGCAACAGATAAATTCTTTATTAACCACAACTTTTCAAAAGATGAAGAAGCTTTAAGAAGTATTAAGTCTAAAACAATTAATGATAGAAGTTTAAAAAATGATATTGTTATTGATGGTATAACAAATATTAAAACTTCAATTGCAAGTTGTTGTTTACCAATTCCATATGAAGATGTTATCGGTTATGTTGCTAAGTCAGGAAATGGTATTAAAGTTCATTTAAAAGAATGTTATAACTTATATGCAACAGAAGAAATTAAGCGTTTAGTTCAGGTTCAATGAAACTCAGCAGTAGCTGAAAATAGTTTGTATACAACGAAATTAAAATACTTTGCAACAGATAGACCAAATCTTTTATACGATATATCGAGAGCGCTATCTAATTTAAAAGCTACAACGATTAATGTAAAAATAGGTTTAGATGATAAATCATTACTTGTTAATGGTGAGTTAACTATCAAAGTCAAGAGTTCAGCACAATTAAATCAAATCATTTTAACAATTAAATCGATTGCAAATATTATAGATTGTGAAAGATCATTTAAGAGTATTAAATAG
- a CDS encoding sigma factor-like helix-turn-helix DNA-binding protein, with translation MKKRKKEELTMEEKYKLFNSHKARIYFAIKKAYSKFDSIPLELEDFEFYAWEAYLDILDKYYDRNMRKSFESCLVDAVYWKAMNVCAKFVTNKYKMMNQGMRISSYIAEEYKEMINNISVENESYKEIGWTQLFEQFFAKRTDQIPKKIFTLYIYGMSFVEIAEELNMSSAKVRNTFYKVLPEIRQVVSNQVFLD, from the coding sequence ATGAAAAAAAGAAAAAAAGAAGAGTTAACAATGGAAGAAAAATATAAATTATTTAACTCACATAAAGCTAGAATTTACTTTGCAATTAAAAAAGCATATAGTAAATTTGATTCAATACCTTTAGAACTAGAAGACTTCGAGTTTTATGCCTGAGAAGCATATTTAGATATTCTAGATAAGTATTATGATAGAAACATGAGAAAAAGTTTTGAGAGTTGTTTAGTAGATGCTGTTTATTGAAAAGCAATGAATGTTTGTGCTAAATTCGTAACAAATAAATATAAAATGATGAATCAAGGTATGAGAATAAGTAGTTATATTGCTGAAGAATATAAAGAAATGATTAATAATATTAGTGTCGAAAATGAATCTTACAAAGAAATTGGCTGAACACAACTATTTGAACAATTTTTTGCAAAAAGAACAGATCAAATACCCAAAAAAATTTTTACTCTTTACATTTATGGAATGAGTTTTGTTGAAATAGCTGAAGAGTTAAATATGTCATCAGCAAAAGTAAGAAACACTTTTTATAAAGTTTTACCAGAAATTCGACAAGTAGTTTCCAATCAAGTATTTTTAGATTAA
- the coaE gene encoding dephospho-CoA kinase (Dephospho-CoA kinase (CoaE) performs the final step in coenzyme A biosynthesis.): MIIGVYGTIGAGKTTISNSIKKLKFKVINADKISKEILNSRDIQKQLKNAFPNAFVNDVLDRSKLRKIISENENSLNKLNSIVWPEIKNQILLIIQTNSGNIVIDAALLPELNLEVDKYIRVKANLLTTLWRVKKRDKKPFKETYSIYKQQKQRIKKYKIDNQVIINNNIWTKSITYKQLHKKIFK, from the coding sequence ATGATAATTGGAGTCTATGGCACTATTGGTGCTGGAAAAACAACTATTTCAAACAGTATTAAAAAATTAAAATTCAAAGTAATCAATGCAGATAAAATTTCAAAGGAAATTTTAAATTCAAGAGATATTCAAAAACAATTAAAAAATGCATTTCCTAATGCATTTGTAAATGATGTATTAGATAGAAGTAAATTAAGAAAAATCATTTCTGAAAATGAAAATAGCTTAAATAAATTAAATTCTATTGTTTGACCTGAAATTAAAAATCAAATTTTATTAATTATTCAAACAAATTCAGGGAATATTGTTATAGATGCTGCTTTATTACCTGAATTAAATCTTGAAGTAGATAAATACATTAGAGTTAAAGCAAATTTATTAACAACTCTTTGAAGAGTTAAAAAAAGAGACAAAAAGCCTTTTAAAGAAACCTATTCAATTTACAAACAACAAAAACAAAGAATTAAAAAATATAAAATAGATAATCAAGTAATAATAAATAATAATATATGAACGAAAAGTATAACTTACAAACAACTGCACAAAAAAATTTTTAAATAA
- the truB gene encoding tRNA pseudouridine(55) synthase TruB translates to MNKSGIIILNKPQGLTTNHLIQRLKKKLNVKKIGHAGTLDPLATGVVICLINSGTKLSDYFLNENKAYEVTMKLFKSTDTYDSDGEIIEEQEHFEIKKQEIEEVVSKFNGLTYEQEPPMYSAIKVEGKKLYEYARENQIVKVKKRTIKINSLILDKYEEDEISLTVYCSKGTYIRSLIVDIAKELNTIAHVTRLNRIESGNFKIADSVSLEDCDESNLIEMFDAIKMANYEIIKLENILNIEHGKKIELETKNDIVFISNKADQVIACYEREKNNLFKCKRGGLNI, encoded by the coding sequence ATGAATAAATCAGGAATAATAATATTAAATAAACCCCAAGGTTTAACAACAAATCATTTAATTCAAAGACTTAAAAAGAAATTAAATGTTAAAAAAATAGGACACGCCGGAACTTTAGATCCTTTAGCTACAGGAGTGGTTATTTGTCTAATTAACAGTGGAACAAAACTAAGTGACTACTTTTTAAATGAAAATAAAGCATATGAAGTAACAATGAAGTTATTTAAATCTACAGACACTTATGATAGTGATGGAGAAATAATTGAAGAACAAGAACACTTTGAAATTAAAAAACAGGAAATAGAAGAAGTTGTATCAAAGTTTAATGGTCTTACGTATGAACAAGAACCGCCAATGTATTCAGCAATAAAAGTTGAAGGTAAAAAATTATATGAATATGCTCGTGAAAATCAAATTGTAAAAGTTAAGAAAAGAACTATAAAAATTAATTCATTGATTTTAGATAAATATGAAGAAGATGAAATATCATTGACTGTATATTGCTCAAAAGGCACTTACATTAGAAGTTTGATTGTTGATATTGCAAAAGAATTAAATACAATAGCACATGTAACACGTTTGAATAGAATAGAATCAGGAAATTTCAAAATTGCTGACTCAGTTTCTTTAGAAGACTGTGATGAATCAAATTTAATAGAAATGTTTGATGCTATCAAAATGGCAAACTACGAAATTATTAAATTAGAAAATATTCTAAACATTGAACATGGTAAGAAGATTGAATTAGAAACTAAAAATGATATTGTATTTATCTCAAATAAAGCAGACCAAGTAATTGCTTGCTATGAAAGAGAAAAGAACAATCTATTTAAATGTAAACGTGGAGGGTTGAATATTTAA
- a CDS encoding nucleotidyl transferase family protein, giving the protein MKVFKTDINNINQSEKKSCVTIGMFDALHKYHKIIINKTESIARENDLESVIITFDHKPNKKTQTLLNEKKKIEFLKENFKIDQLIILKVDENLIETTKKEFVDILKTKLKTVKLVEGSDFRFGFQKSGDIQYLKNNFGEENVFVYERNENISTSKIKELVKQNKIDQIDEELEVNINLLK; this is encoded by the coding sequence ATGAAAGTTTTTAAAACTGATATTAATAATATTAACCAAAGTGAAAAAAAATCTTGTGTTACTATAGGAATGTTTGATGCTTTACATAAGTACCACAAAATTATAATTAACAAAACAGAGTCAATAGCAAGAGAAAATGATTTAGAATCTGTAATAATAACATTTGACCATAAACCCAATAAAAAAACGCAAACATTACTAAATGAAAAAAAGAAAATTGAATTTCTAAAAGAAAATTTCAAAATTGATCAACTAATAATTTTAAAAGTAGATGAAAATTTGATTGAAACAACAAAAAAAGAATTTGTTGATATATTAAAAACGAAACTAAAAACTGTTAAGTTAGTTGAAGGCAGTGATTTTAGATTTGGGTTTCAAAAATCTGGAGATATTCAATATTTAAAAAATAATTTTGGTGAAGAAAATGTATTTGTTTATGAAAGAAATGAAAATATATCAACTTCAAAAATTAAGGAATTAGTAAAACAAAATAAAATTGATCAAATTGACGAAGAATTAGAAGTTAATATTAATTTATTGAAATAA
- the rpsO gene encoding 30S ribosomal protein S15: protein MISKTRKAEIIKEFGGSDANTGLAEVQIALLTEDIANMTEHLKEHKKDVPTRRTLLKKVAQRRHLLDFLIKKDVNRYKEIIAKLGLRK, encoded by the coding sequence ATGATTTCAAAAACAAGAAAAGCTGAAATTATTAAAGAATTTGGTGGAAGCGACGCTAACACAGGATTAGCTGAAGTTCAAATTGCTTTATTAACTGAAGATATCGCTAACATGACTGAACATTTAAAAGAACACAAAAAAGATGTTCCTACAAGAAGAACTTTATTAAAAAAAGTTGCTCAAAGAAGACACTTATTAGATTTCTTAATTAAAAAAGATGTTAACAGATATAAAGAAATTATTGCTAAATTAGGCTTGAGAAAATAA
- a CDS encoding DxFTY motif-containing membrane protein: MSEIKNLDWKKTREFDLERTNVWISFTFEIIAVVLPYVAIWILIGSSWNTEKFHNYYDDLPVKEFLLTMICIVYVIIALGFNLITYLLKWQKEDSFTFTTAIALCLTGFVTNSIWIDKLSIGGFAIFLKLIFLVVFALIGIFIGTLGTMLIRNFRFKIEEEDQILLEAYKNGEEIPSVKKIRLDRAEKFRIKKEQEIEELNKFKEELNEKIAIELKNKKHVKLDEKENKKRNKKNNKK, translated from the coding sequence ATGAGTGAAATAAAAAACTTGGATTGAAAGAAAACAAGAGAATTTGATCTTGAAAGAACAAATGTTTGAATAAGTTTCACATTTGAAATAATTGCTGTTGTTTTACCATATGTAGCAATTTGAATATTAATAGGTAGCTCTTGAAATACTGAAAAATTTCATAATTACTATGATGATTTACCCGTAAAAGAATTTTTACTTACAATGATATGTATAGTATATGTAATAATTGCTTTAGGTTTTAATTTAATAACATACCTTCTAAAGTGACAAAAAGAAGACAGTTTCACTTTTACAACTGCAATAGCATTATGTTTAACAGGCTTTGTAACAAATAGTATTTGAATCGATAAATTATCAATAGGTGGATTTGCAATATTTTTAAAACTAATATTCTTAGTAGTATTTGCTTTAATTGGAATATTTATAGGAACATTAGGAACTATGCTTATAAGAAACTTTAGATTTAAAATTGAAGAAGAAGATCAAATACTATTAGAAGCCTATAAAAATGGTGAAGAAATACCTTCTGTTAAAAAAATAAGATTAGACAGAGCAGAAAAATTTAGAATTAAAAAAGAACAAGAAATAGAAGAATTAAATAAGTTTAAAGAAGAACTAAATGAAAAAATAGCTATTGAACTAAAAAACAAAAAGCATGTGAAATTGGATGAAAAGGAAAACAAAAAACGAAATAAAAAAAATAATAAAAAATAA